AAAGGGATCGGGGGGTAACGGAATTATCTTAAGATGATCGCCAGCATTTATAACCAAAACCTTCTTCCCAAAATTCAAAGATTCTCTAATCTCCTTAGGTATAGTTAGCCTACCCTTATCATCAATTTCCAATATGCTCATCTTTCCCACCAATTAGGAAAATTTAGGTAAAGTGGGATTTATATTTTACTCACATAGTACACCCACAACTACCTCGCTAGATTTACACCGGGCTTCTAAAATGATTCTGCGTATTGCTTGCGTTTCACATTTCTTCGTTCTCTACTGTTAGCGGGGTATGTTTCGCGTGTCTTGCTCATAATAGCTCTATTCATATCCAAAATAGTGTAAAGAACGGCTCGGATCCAAACGCGTGCTCCACCATTGGATACACTAGCCCAATCTTTA
Above is a window of Candidatus Bathyarchaeia archaeon DNA encoding:
- a CDS encoding AbrB/MazE/SpoVT family DNA-binding domain-containing protein codes for the protein MSILEIDDKGRLTIPKEIRESLNFGKKVLVINAGDHLKIIPLPPDPFKTLHGAFNVNKPFRELRRQAELLAEGEAGK